The following are from one region of the Theropithecus gelada isolate Dixy chromosome 6, Tgel_1.0, whole genome shotgun sequence genome:
- the MCIDAS gene encoding multicilin: MQACGGGAAGRRAFDSICPNRMLALPGRALLCKPGKPERKFAPPRKFFPGCTGGIPVSVYEDPPEAQPTALPALTTIDLQDLADCSSLLGSDAPPGGDLAASQNHSLQTEVDFDLQDFRDTVDDLIADSSSMMSPTLASRDFPFSPCDMSPFGPCLSPPLDPRALQSPPLRPPDVPPPEQYWKEVADQNQRALGDALVENNQLHVTLTQKQEEIASLKERNVQLKELASRTRHLASVLDKLMITQSRDCGAAAEPFLLKAKAKRSLEELVSAAGQDCAEVDAILREISERCDEALQSRDHKRPRLQPEPANTDTRPGNLHGTFRGLHTDCSTRALNLSHSELEEGGSFSTPIRSHSTIRTLAFPQGNAFTIRTANGGYKFRWVPS; this comes from the exons atgCAGGCGTGCGGAGGCGGCGCGGCCGGCCGCCGGGCCTTCGATAGCATCTGTCCCAACAGAATGCTGGCACTGCCGGGCCGGGCGCTGCTCTGCAAGCCGGGGAAGCCGGAGAGGAAG TTCGCTCCTCCGCGGAAGTTCTTCCCCGGATGCACAGGCGGGATCCCGGTGTCGGTGTACGAGGATCCTCCGGAGGCCCAGCCCACCGCGCTGCCAG CCCTCACCACCATAGACCTGCAGGACCTCGCTGACTGCTCTTCGCTACTCGGGTCCGACGCGCCGCCTGGTGGTGACCTGGCCGCCTCGCAG AACCATTCCCTCCAAACGGAAGTGGACTTCGATCTGCAGGATTTCAGAGACACGGTGGATGATCTCATTGCAG ACTCATCCTCTATGATGTCGCCTACCCTGGCCAGCAGAgacttccccttctctccttgcGACATGTCGCCATTCGGGCCCTGCCTCTCCCCGCCACTGGACCCACGGGCTCTGCAGTCACCACCGCTGCGCCCTCCAGACGTGCCCCCGCCTGAGCAGTACTGGAAGGAGGTGGCAGACCAGAACCAGAGAGCGCTGGGAGACGCGCTCGTTGAAAATAATCAA CTGCACGTGACGCTGACCCAGAAACAGGAGGAGATCGCCTCGCTCAAGGAGCGGAACGTGCAGCTGAAGGAACTTGCCAGCCGAACCCGGCACCTGGCCTCGGTGCTGGAT AAGCTGATGATCACACAGTCCAGGGATTGTGGGGCGGCGGCCGAGCCCTTCCTGCTTAAGGCAAAGGCCAAAAGGAGCCTGGAGGAGTTGGTCAGCGCTGCGGGGCAGGATTGCGCGGAAGTGGACGCCATCCTGAGGGAGATTTCCGAGCGCTGCGATGAAGCCCTGCAGAGCCGCGATCACAAGCGGCCCCGACTGCAGCCAGAGCCCGCCAACACGGACACCAGGCCCGGGAACCTGCACGGCACCTTCCGGGGGCTGCACACCGACTGCAGCACGAGAGCGTTGAACCTGAGTCACAGTGAGCTGGAGGAGGGCGGCTCCTTCAGCACCCCCATCCGCAGCCACAGCACCATCCGAACCCTCGCCTTCCCCCAGGGCAATGCCTTCACCATCAGAACAGCCAATGGGGGTTACAAGTTCCGCTGGGTCCCCAGTTGA